TTCCTCGTAGGTTGATTTTCCACCTTAATTCCAGGCAGTTCTGAGAGGTTTTGCTCGAATATAAGCGATGTATCTTCTTTTATATTAGTTGCTATACTAATTGGTTTGTATGCAGAAAAAAAGTTCATTTTTATACCATCTTTTACAATTAAATATCTTCTTATTAACTCTGGTGTTTCCTTGATACTTAAACTTGAAACTCCTTTTATTACGTCATAGTCCTTAAGAAGCTTATTATATATTTGCTCTGGAGTTAATTTCAAGAGTTCATTATTTAGTTTTGTCTTTTCATCTTTAGTTAAATCGGCTTCTTTTTTATTTTTAAATTTTGCTTTTAGTATACTATCTTGAATCCATCTCTCCTTTAAAAATCTTAACTTTAAGCTTTGTACTACATTAGGATCACTTGAACTAAATTCGAATCTATATGGCTTAATTTTTAAAGGGAAGTTATCTGTCTGACTCTCTCCATTTTTATCCAAGATTTTAAAGACCTTTTGTAGTGTTGCAAACAACTGTTTACTAGATTTAGTTGAATCTGTGTATGTAAGGTTATAACCTAGTACTTCTGTTGCAAGTACTATCCCATTTTTGTCTTTTATAAGCCCTCTTGGTGCCTCTATCGTTATAGACTTATGCGAACTCACAGTTGCTAAATCCTTATAATATTGTCCTTTTATTATTTGCATATAGTATAACTTTGAACTTATTATTAAAAATATAACTAACATAATTATAAATAAGCTATTAATTTTATTAAATTTCTTCTTTTTTTTCATTTCATCATCACCCTTAAACCCTTATACCTTTATTATATATGTAATAATACATACAATTCAACATATTTTTAGAATATAATCTTTTATTTGGTAATAATATAAAATATTATAATATTTAGCCCTTAAATTTAATAAAAGGAAAAAGTCACCTGAATTTCAGATGACTTTTTCCTTTTGATTCAATATACTATCTTATTTATTTTAAATATGTTTCATAATTTATGAAACATCCCTACTAAATCTATTTATTTTTTTTACCACCCCAGGTCTTGCCCACTGTCCATGCTGCTATTATTGCGCCTAAAATGATGGCTACCATTCCTGCTCTATCTTCCATTGGAACACCTCCTCACCTCATATATAACTACAAGTTTAACCCAATTATACCATACAACCTATAGTTATATGGTAATATCGGTTAAAGTATACAAATCATACAATATTAAATTGTAAAATTGTTTGCTTATTATAAATTAATAGTGTATGCTCGTTTGTTAAGGAGTTGTGATATATGAATATAAGAGATCTAGAATATTTTTATTATTTATGCCAAAATAAAAATTTCACAAAAACTGCAGAAATGCTTTTTGTTTCCCAGCCTTCAATAACAATGGCACTACATAAAATTGAAAAAGAACTAGGAGAAAGACTTGTAATTAGAGATCATTCTAAAGCACAACTTTCCTTAACTGAAGCTGGAAAAATCCTTGAGAAACGAGCATACAATGTTCTAAATGAAATAAAAGCAGCAAAACTTGAAATATCAAGAATAAGCGGAGCAAAAATAAAATTAGGAGTTCCACCGATGATTGGCGCTTATTTTTTTTCACCTTTTATGAAGTCGTTAGATATAAATGGTCTTGTGAACCATATTGAACTTGTTGAAACAGGTTCAACAGCGATGAAAAAGTTACTAGATTCTGGTGAAGTTGATATTGCATTAATAGGTTCTATTGCCCCTTTAAAAGATAATGAACTTAATACCACTATTCTAAAAACAGATCAATTCGTAGTTTGTACAAGTAATAGTCATCCACTTTCAAGTAAACATGAAGTTACCTTTAATGAACTTAAAGATGAGCGTTTTACGGTCCTAGGTGATTCATATATTCATAATAAAGTGATAAAAGATCTTTGTTTGGAAAATGGTATTGACACGAAAAATTTCTATTACACAACTGAAATACAAACAGCAAAATCCTTAATAGCTTCTGGAGTTGGTATAGGAATAATGATCAATATGGCAGTAAAAAATATGACATCAATAAAAACAGTCTCTCTAGTTCCAGCTATAAATTTTTATATATCTATTGTTGTAAAAAAAGAACATTATATGACTTCAATTGAAAAGGAAATAATGGGGATACTACTTGAAAAGTAAAAACATCCCCTTTAATCTATTTTATTTGTAAATTGGTTCCCAAATACTATCTTCCACTGCCTTTTTAACATCTACAATTTCAATTCGGTTTAACCCTTCCTTAATTGCTTGATTCACCACAGCAATTGCTACAAGTTTTGATGCTTCTCTAACTTTTTCAACTGAAGGTAAAATTGCAGCTCCAGTCTTTGAAAGATCTTGAAGAGATGCTATTCCATGAGCGGCTGCAGATAACATTCCATCGGATACAGTTTTAGCTTTTGCAACTATTATACCAAGTCCTAATCCTGGGTATAATAACGCATTGTTAGCCTGACCAATAGTATATGTTACCCCATTATGCTCAATTGGTTCAGATGGGCTTCCAGTTACAACTAATGC
This window of the Clostridium estertheticum genome carries:
- a CDS encoding LysR family transcriptional regulator, with translation MNIRDLEYFYYLCQNKNFTKTAEMLFVSQPSITMALHKIEKELGERLVIRDHSKAQLSLTEAGKILEKRAYNVLNEIKAAKLEISRISGAKIKLGVPPMIGAYFFSPFMKSLDINGLVNHIELVETGSTAMKKLLDSGEVDIALIGSIAPLKDNELNTTILKTDQFVVCTSNSHPLSSKHEVTFNELKDERFTVLGDSYIHNKVIKDLCLENGIDTKNFYYTTEIQTAKSLIASGVGIGIMINMAVKNMTSIKTVSLVPAINFYISIVVKKEHYMTSIEKEIMGILLEK